A single window of Streptomyces sp. NBC_00464 DNA harbors:
- a CDS encoding PAS domain-containing protein, with translation MSSRPSRGAARLAAILDALPDGLLLVNCNGTVVNANTIALEMFETPGTALVGRGLLDLLPEFDSKLIPGSMRRPEAADERGRTKPTRMTARRTDGNEYPVEVTSASLEDGQAAYTDVQSSYSGSYTGDELLMLVVRDLSGTVDTEAELARSQRQTEMILRAASEGVVGTDTDGRVVLVNPAAAQILGFRATDLGGQELHPLILHSRAEGEPFPYEESPLADTLKSGRKHRVRGQVLWSKSGAQVPVDLTTAPVRDGDQLVGAVMTFTDRRPYEELDEKRRTEVTELTASHAAEVTDLTERHAAEVTGLTEAHAAELADRTERYASELEEQAERLVDLSARHTQLTAVLGESLRGPLQELRGELSTLAADPAGQLWPEANQILHHLAAGYARMTTLVDNVLSYQRLDGGSEALVKTNVLLDGVVTAGIDAAVELIGPGRAQFAVHAPPIEAEVDAGRLVTALAHLVADVAGVDSTGKARLVPGGGYVDSTVVVAAAQRGDVVRIEVRGPFAGGDPVHEPIVRGIVRAHGGVLQTHEMPGMSGSAYVLEVPLGTGSGTVMPPMPPEAAVAPPVPEVQGDSGASGDVAVTEGGRGRRRARRGSTDAFLESPVGGSDGTGELGADESAVAAAGTAEPTGRRRARREAGTGPVPGSVDAAAPDAAGPHELAPAPQSGGSGRRRGRPSPAENGDLAGAGQQGPGQALALPAAAAPAPSEGSVVTAAEGAQGAGGRPQRGQTVPPQGVPAQGVPQGVPAEAPMAVSAGGHRAHRGGENQLALPAAGNAGTALEVAGPADFPGHDDTARTHGQPTHEQPMHGEAPSGQAQAPGGTPAQQPTGRRARRALSAAQDRAAQAEAGPRVPFALPPAAADRATPTTDEADASLPERHDAVSGRHDAVAGSGHHDAVAGAPEHDHTPPQAHPVPTGRRRARHADAPQSPQSPQSPQSPQSLQSPQSPQSPQEEQAVSFGLPEQSGPASSSDQPSPPTQPGGWGTDEVSGQGPAIQEGPDGEPRPAASGRTTHTTGTTTAGNARGTAPEGADGLAGPVGPPDPAAHDGSRPRRLSPGPDARRQPLPAEAPMPGSPDSTQGRAFSVRTLGQGVPFAQHIAHQQNQTLGGGGGAGRRRKLAAPPEDDRGERTALPSAANAPAVAPPQPPAPQTGPGGTSGTVQGQGSGQLLAAPAAEGRAYAIGAPDEGAAEGPEPLDGPGGAVEVANRPSPQPVDDELPPEPLDNPRRLLVWPAPDVSTQQALSDRGYRPVIVHSREEVDAQIAAFPAALFVDPLTGPITRKALQSLRQAAVAAEVPVLVTAGLGQASRDAAYGADPAVLLKALAPRDSEQHPPRVLLIEEHEEISLALTQTLERRGMQVACAATDSEAVSLATRMRPNLVVMDLMQVRRRRAGIVDWLRANGQLNRTPLVVYTSADINRSELPKLSSGETVLFLAERSTSDEVQSRIVDLLAKIGTN, from the coding sequence GTGAGCAGCAGGCCATCCCGAGGCGCTGCTCGCCTCGCAGCCATACTCGATGCCCTTCCGGACGGGCTTCTGCTCGTCAACTGCAACGGTACGGTCGTCAACGCCAACACCATCGCCCTCGAAATGTTCGAGACGCCGGGCACCGCGCTCGTCGGTCGCGGACTGCTCGATCTGCTGCCGGAGTTCGACTCCAAGCTGATCCCGGGTTCGATGCGGAGGCCGGAGGCTGCGGACGAGCGGGGCCGGACCAAGCCCACGCGGATGACCGCGCGGCGTACCGACGGCAACGAGTACCCCGTCGAGGTGACGAGCGCCAGCCTGGAGGACGGGCAGGCGGCTTACACGGACGTCCAGAGCTCCTACAGCGGCAGCTATACGGGTGACGAGCTGCTGATGCTCGTCGTGCGCGACCTGTCGGGCACCGTCGACACCGAGGCCGAGCTGGCCCGGTCGCAGCGGCAGACCGAGATGATCCTGCGGGCCGCGTCCGAGGGTGTCGTCGGCACGGACACGGACGGCCGTGTCGTGCTGGTCAATCCCGCCGCCGCACAGATCCTCGGCTTCCGTGCCACCGACCTGGGCGGCCAGGAGCTGCATCCGCTGATCCTGCACTCACGGGCCGAGGGTGAGCCGTTCCCGTACGAGGAGTCGCCGCTGGCCGACACCCTCAAGTCGGGGCGCAAGCACCGGGTGCGCGGGCAGGTCCTGTGGTCCAAGAGCGGCGCGCAGGTGCCCGTCGACCTGACCACCGCGCCCGTGCGGGACGGCGACCAGCTCGTCGGCGCCGTCATGACGTTCACCGACCGCCGGCCGTACGAAGAGCTCGACGAGAAGCGCAGGACCGAGGTCACCGAGCTGACCGCGAGCCACGCCGCCGAGGTCACGGACCTGACCGAGCGCCACGCCGCCGAGGTCACCGGGCTGACGGAGGCGCACGCCGCCGAGCTGGCGGACCGCACCGAGCGCTACGCCTCCGAGCTGGAGGAGCAGGCCGAGCGGCTGGTGGACCTGTCCGCCCGGCACACCCAGCTGACCGCCGTGCTCGGCGAGTCGCTGCGCGGGCCGCTCCAGGAGCTGCGCGGCGAGCTGTCCACGCTCGCCGCCGACCCGGCCGGCCAGCTGTGGCCCGAGGCCAACCAGATCCTGCACCACCTGGCCGCCGGCTACGCGCGCATGACGACGCTCGTCGACAACGTGCTGAGCTACCAGCGCCTGGACGGCGGCTCCGAGGCGCTCGTCAAGACGAACGTGCTGCTCGACGGCGTGGTCACGGCCGGCATCGACGCCGCCGTCGAGCTGATCGGCCCGGGCCGTGCCCAGTTCGCCGTGCACGCGCCGCCGATCGAGGCCGAGGTCGACGCGGGACGGCTGGTGACCGCGCTCGCGCACCTGGTCGCGGACGTCGCCGGGGTCGACTCGACCGGCAAGGCCCGGCTGGTGCCGGGCGGCGGCTACGTCGACTCGACGGTCGTCGTCGCCGCGGCACAGCGCGGTGACGTCGTACGGATCGAGGTACGCGGACCGTTCGCCGGGGGAGACCCGGTGCACGAGCCGATCGTGCGCGGGATCGTGCGGGCGCACGGCGGTGTGCTCCAGACCCATGAGATGCCGGGGATGAGCGGCAGCGCGTACGTACTCGAAGTCCCGCTCGGCACGGGTTCGGGGACCGTGATGCCGCCGATGCCTCCCGAGGCGGCTGTGGCTCCGCCGGTCCCTGAGGTCCAGGGCGATTCCGGGGCATCGGGCGATGTCGCGGTCACCGAGGGCGGCAGGGGGCGGCGCCGGGCGCGCAGAGGCTCCACGGATGCCTTCCTGGAGAGCCCGGTGGGCGGCTCCGACGGCACCGGCGAGCTCGGGGCCGACGAGTCCGCGGTGGCCGCTGCCGGGACCGCCGAACCGACCGGGCGCCGGCGTGCGCGCCGGGAGGCCGGGACCGGTCCCGTTCCCGGGTCCGTCGATGCGGCCGCACCCGACGCGGCGGGCCCGCACGAACTCGCTCCGGCCCCGCAGAGCGGGGGCTCCGGGCGCAGGCGCGGCCGGCCCAGTCCGGCGGAGAACGGCGACCTGGCCGGCGCCGGGCAGCAGGGGCCGGGGCAGGCCCTCGCGCTGCCCGCGGCCGCGGCGCCCGCACCTTCGGAGGGGTCCGTGGTGACGGCCGCCGAGGGTGCCCAGGGGGCCGGTGGCCGTCCGCAGCGCGGTCAGACCGTTCCGCCGCAGGGTGTTCCGGCGCAAGGCGTACCGCAGGGTGTTCCGGCCGAGGCGCCGATGGCGGTGTCCGCGGGCGGACACCGGGCGCACCGCGGCGGTGAGAACCAACTGGCGCTGCCGGCCGCCGGGAACGCCGGCACCGCCCTGGAGGTCGCGGGTCCCGCGGACTTCCCCGGCCACGACGACACCGCCCGGACGCACGGGCAGCCGACGCACGAGCAGCCGATGCACGGAGAGGCTCCGTCCGGGCAGGCCCAGGCGCCGGGGGGTACGCCCGCGCAGCAGCCGACCGGCCGGCGTGCCCGTCGTGCCCTGTCGGCCGCCCAGGACCGGGCCGCCCAGGCCGAGGCGGGCCCGCGCGTCCCGTTCGCGCTCCCGCCCGCCGCCGCCGACCGGGCGACGCCCACCACCGATGAGGCCGACGCCTCACTGCCCGAGCGCCATGACGCGGTGTCCGGGCGCCATGACGCGGTGGCCGGTTCCGGGCACCATGACGCGGTGGCCGGCGCGCCGGAGCACGACCACACCCCGCCGCAGGCGCACCCGGTCCCGACCGGGCGACGCCGGGCCCGGCACGCCGATGCGCCGCAGAGCCCGCAGTCACCGCAGTCACCGCAGAGCCCGCAGTCACTGCAGTCACCGCAGAGTCCGCAGTCACCGCAGGAGGAGCAGGCCGTGTCGTTCGGTCTGCCCGAGCAGAGCGGGCCGGCCAGTTCGTCCGATCAGCCCTCGCCGCCCACGCAGCCCGGTGGCTGGGGAACGGACGAGGTATCGGGCCAGGGCCCCGCCATCCAGGAAGGGCCCGACGGTGAGCCCCGCCCGGCCGCCTCCGGCCGGACCACGCACACCACCGGTACGACCACGGCCGGGAACGCCCGTGGCACCGCTCCCGAGGGCGCTGACGGCCTTGCGGGCCCGGTCGGCCCCCCGGACCCGGCCGCCCACGACGGGAGCCGTCCGCGGCGGCTCTCGCCCGGTCCGGACGCGCGGCGGCAGCCGCTGCCCGCCGAAGCACCCATGCCCGGCTCACCGGACTCGACGCAGGGGCGCGCGTTCAGCGTGCGGACGCTGGGGCAGGGCGTGCCGTTCGCCCAGCACATCGCCCACCAGCAGAACCAGACACTCGGCGGCGGTGGCGGAGCAGGCAGGCGACGCAAGCTCGCCGCACCGCCCGAGGACGACCGGGGCGAGCGCACCGCACTGCCGTCGGCGGCCAACGCACCGGCCGTCGCCCCGCCGCAGCCACCCGCCCCGCAGACCGGACCCGGTGGCACGAGCGGCACTGTGCAGGGCCAGGGTTCGGGGCAGTTGCTCGCCGCTCCGGCGGCCGAAGGACGCGCGTACGCCATAGGGGCGCCCGACGAGGGCGCAGCCGAGGGACCGGAGCCGCTCGACGGCCCCGGTGGCGCCGTCGAGGTCGCCAACCGCCCCTCCCCGCAGCCCGTCGACGACGAACTGCCCCCGGAGCCCCTGGACAACCCGCGTCGGCTCCTCGTCTGGCCGGCCCCGGACGTCTCCACCCAGCAGGCGCTGAGCGACCGCGGCTACCGGCCGGTGATCGTGCACTCGCGCGAGGAGGTCGACGCGCAGATCGCGGCGTTCCCCGCCGCGCTCTTCGTGGACCCGCTGACCGGCCCCATCACCCGCAAGGCCCTGCAGTCGCTGCGCCAGGCGGCGGTGGCGGCCGAGGTGCCGGTCCTGGTGACCGCCGGTCTGGGACAGGCCTCGCGGGACGCGGCGTACGGTGCCGACCCGGCCGTACTCCTGAAGGCACTCGCCCCTCGCGACAGCGAACAGCATCCGCCCCGCGTCCTGCTGATCGAGGAGCACGAGGAGATCTCGCTCGCGCTGACGCAGACGCTGG